A genomic window from Treponema maltophilum ATCC 51939 includes:
- a CDS encoding DUF2715 domain-containing protein — translation MKKLCTALAIFFFALPFCFAQNFLPRGTYRSPFENGMNGITAEKKSGGIKGRRFLTPTIGYANHLTLGSSNSANTLLLGADFMYRRNSGFTLWFNNALVAGPIDYTERDYYGFNMYKRTGFIAGWMGELLLGYSTILQNHQFEFGAGLQTAYAFGSAMLAELGALAFRFNYTYFLNEKTGIAACITDGIGLGMIGRSGGYDYINAFSIKVGPVFKL, via the coding sequence ATGAAAAAGTTGTGTACGGCTTTGGCAATATTCTTTTTTGCATTGCCGTTTTGTTTTGCGCAGAACTTTTTGCCGCGCGGAACATACCGTTCTCCTTTCGAAAACGGTATGAACGGTATAACTGCCGAAAAGAAAAGCGGCGGCATAAAAGGCCGACGTTTTCTTACGCCGACCATAGGATACGCAAATCATCTCACATTGGGCAGCAGCAACAGCGCAAATACGCTTTTACTGGGCGCGGATTTTATGTATCGCAGAAATTCGGGCTTTACCCTTTGGTTCAATAACGCCCTTGTCGCAGGGCCTATTGATTATACGGAGAGGGACTACTATGGTTTTAATATGTATAAAAGAACCGGGTTCATCGCCGGTTGGATGGGCGAGCTTCTTTTGGGATATTCAACAATACTGCAAAATCATCAATTCGAATTCGGTGCAGGCTTGCAAACGGCGTATGCCTTTGGATCTGCAATGTTGGCGGAATTAGGCGCACTGGCTTTTCGATTTAATTATACGTATTTTTTGAATGAAAAAACGGGAATAGCGGCTTGCATTACGGACGGAATCGGTCTCGGTATGATAGGAAGATCGGGCGGTTATGACTATATAAATGCCTTCAGCATAAAAGTCGGCCCCGTCTTTAAATTATAA
- a CDS encoding methyl-accepting chemotaxis protein, with amino-acid sequence MNVNQFEQFIRQQVATTNQTVSIFMKNNENTLSMVASYPAVKAADNSLPNFTREAAAASNGRSAISERGREILALFKYIQKSYPELLEVYMGTVWGGSVTSWPGEDQIGYDPRERGWYKQAKEAAGKTVVTPAYLSTSGEVVISFAHSVQSEQNKFIGCVGLDVSLDELTAFIRNIRIGKTGHVMLVQGDGTILADPKHEEANFKLLSESGIPAFEHLHTEYDARISLTMDGKHWFAQSFDVSGIDWKLIVFVEKNEVQETFFRIVKNTAAIGFALFVIVFIVGFILSNRLLDYFKRLQTLFEKIASGDITERIEYKSHDETGTLLEYFNRTMDNICTMIGVLIRESKSMSRIGERLSANMTETASAIEEIGANVGSMTKKAAEQSASVSETSVTVDRIIETIKELNDSIESQAASVEQSSSAIEQMAGNIASISQTLGKTDEVIKTLAPATADGRDTVVNSNGITQRIAEESGGLLEASGVIQHIANQTNLLAMNAAIEAAHAGEAGKGFAVVADEIRKLAEDSSAQGKTITTTLKELGNEIEVLSAASKTAEEKFNTIFSLTNQVKDMSTRLTEAMQEQENGSREVLEAIRNINEATVTIKEGSGGILRSGNAAANEMSKLGNLTEIISNSVNEIAAGSEQITKAVQEVNEITAENKQSIEALATEINKFKIRLS; translated from the coding sequence ATGAATGTAAATCAGTTTGAACAGTTTATACGGCAGCAAGTTGCGACGACAAATCAAACCGTTTCCATATTTATGAAAAATAATGAAAACACGCTGAGTATGGTGGCTTCGTATCCTGCGGTTAAAGCTGCCGACAACAGTCTGCCCAATTTTACGCGCGAGGCGGCGGCCGCTTCAAACGGCAGATCGGCGATCAGTGAACGCGGGCGTGAGATTTTAGCGCTGTTTAAGTACATTCAAAAAAGCTATCCCGAATTGCTGGAAGTTTACATGGGAACGGTTTGGGGCGGTTCGGTTACTTCCTGGCCTGGCGAAGATCAAATCGGTTATGATCCGCGGGAACGCGGATGGTATAAGCAGGCTAAAGAAGCGGCAGGCAAAACCGTTGTAACGCCGGCCTATTTGTCTACGAGCGGCGAAGTCGTTATCAGTTTCGCTCATTCGGTACAATCGGAACAAAACAAGTTTATCGGCTGTGTCGGGCTTGACGTAAGCCTTGACGAGTTGACTGCGTTTATCCGCAACATCCGCATCGGTAAAACGGGGCACGTTATGCTGGTACAGGGCGACGGAACGATTTTGGCCGATCCCAAGCACGAAGAAGCGAACTTTAAATTGCTGAGCGAATCGGGAATTCCCGCGTTCGAACATTTGCATACGGAATATGATGCAAGGATTTCTTTGACGATGGACGGTAAACACTGGTTTGCGCAATCGTTTGACGTAAGCGGGATTGACTGGAAGCTGATCGTTTTTGTCGAGAAAAATGAAGTGCAGGAAACTTTTTTCCGTATTGTAAAAAATACGGCAGCTATCGGCTTTGCGCTGTTTGTAATCGTTTTTATCGTCGGTTTTATTTTGTCGAATCGGCTCCTCGATTATTTTAAGCGTTTGCAAACGCTGTTTGAAAAAATCGCTTCGGGCGATATTACCGAACGTATCGAGTATAAATCCCATGATGAAACGGGAACGCTTTTGGAATATTTTAACCGGACAATGGATAATATCTGTACCATGATCGGTGTATTGATTCGCGAATCGAAATCGATGAGCCGCATCGGAGAACGGCTTTCCGCGAATATGACCGAAACGGCAAGCGCGATTGAAGAAATCGGTGCGAATGTCGGCAGCATGACGAAAAAGGCGGCCGAACAATCGGCAAGTGTAAGCGAAACATCGGTAACGGTTGACAGGATTATCGAAACGATAAAAGAATTGAACGACAGTATTGAATCGCAGGCCGCAAGCGTCGAACAATCGTCTTCGGCTATAGAACAAATGGCCGGCAATATCGCTTCGATAAGTCAAACGCTCGGCAAAACCGATGAAGTGATCAAAACGCTTGCGCCCGCCACCGCCGACGGGCGCGACACCGTCGTCAATTCAAACGGTATTACGCAGCGCATAGCCGAAGAATCGGGCGGCTTGCTTGAAGCATCGGGCGTTATTCAGCATATTGCAAACCAAACGAATCTTTTGGCCATGAATGCCGCCATTGAAGCCGCTCATGCCGGTGAGGCGGGTAAGGGCTTTGCCGTCGTTGCCGACGAAATCCGCAAACTCGCCGAAGATTCAAGCGCCCAGGGAAAAACCATAACGACAACGCTTAAAGAATTGGGCAATGAAATAGAAGTTTTGTCTGCGGCGTCGAAAACCGCCGAGGAAAAATTCAACACGATTTTCAGTTTGACGAATCAGGTTAAGGATATGAGTACGCGTTTAACCGAAGCGATGCAGGAACAGGAAAACGGCAGCCGCGAAGTGCTTGAAGCGATCCGGAACATCAACGAGGCGACGGTAACGATAAAAGAAGGTTCGGGGGGAATTCTGCGCAGCGGAAATGCCGCAGCAAACGAAATGTCCAAGCTGGGCAATCTGACCGAAATCATATCGAACAGCGTAAATGAAATAGCGGCCGGTTCCGAACAGATAACCAAGGCGGTGCAGGAAGTGAACGAGATTACTGCGGAAAACAAGCAAAGCATTGAAGCGCTTGCGACCGAAATCAATAAATTCAAAATACGTTTATCCTGA
- the thiD gene encoding bifunctional hydroxymethylpyrimidine kinase/phosphomethylpyrimidine kinase: protein MIKAATIAGSDASGGAGLEADLKTFEEYGVYGMTAVTLIATMDPHNNWAHAVFPLEEKVLRAQLETIFTGVGPDAVKTGMLGSSYAIELSREYIQSKNCTYVLDPVMVCKGAGEALHPELNRDIEQKLLPLCTIVTPNLFEASQLAGVGEIKTTEQMEKAARIIADKGAKNVFIKGGSKLASFAGSSVAVDLLYDGVCAEFIESPLIKTEWTHGAGCTVAAAITAGLARSLSVRDAVLLAKKFIEASLNASFPLNRWVGPGNPSAWRGTTLFTGA from the coding sequence ATGATTAAAGCAGCGACTATTGCCGGTTCCGATGCTTCGGGCGGCGCCGGTTTGGAAGCCGATTTGAAAACGTTTGAAGAATACGGCGTATACGGTATGACGGCGGTAACATTGATTGCGACGATGGATCCGCACAATAATTGGGCGCACGCGGTTTTTCCGCTTGAAGAAAAGGTGCTGCGCGCGCAATTGGAAACGATTTTTACGGGAGTGGGGCCCGATGCGGTAAAGACCGGTATGCTCGGCAGCTCCTATGCGATAGAGCTTTCGCGCGAGTACATTCAGTCGAAAAACTGCACCTATGTTTTGGATCCGGTTATGGTGTGCAAGGGGGCGGGCGAAGCGCTGCATCCGGAATTGAATCGCGATATCGAACAAAAACTGCTCCCGCTGTGCACGATTGTTACGCCGAACTTATTTGAAGCATCGCAGCTTGCGGGAGTCGGCGAAATAAAAACGACGGAGCAGATGGAAAAGGCCGCGCGCATTATTGCGGACAAGGGCGCAAAGAACGTCTTTATAAAAGGCGGCTCAAAACTTGCTTCTTTTGCCGGCTCGTCCGTTGCCGTAGATCTTTTGTACGACGGCGTTTGTGCCGAATTTATCGAAAGTCCCTTAATTAAAACCGAATGGACTCACGGAGCCGGCTGTACGGTCGCCGCGGCGATTACGGCGGGCCTTGCTCGTTCGCTTTCGGTGCGCGATGCGGTTTTGCTTGCAAAGAAATTTATTGAGGCGAGTTTGAATGCTTCGTTCCCCCTGAACCGCTGGGTCGGGCCGGGCAACCCGTCGGCATGGCGCGGCACAACCTTGTTTACCGGGGCTTAA
- a CDS encoding leucine-rich repeat domain-containing protein, whose amino-acid sequence MKTVQRYAVIITAILFAGAVLFTGCPQKIDSGPSGGAQSGPDPNLWIEGGVLKGWKETPPTVLNVPAGVTEIAAYAFSGCTSLTSVNLPASLKTIGNSAFAGCTGLTGTVSLPAKLERVGEYAFAGCTGITGLDFSACTQPFVINDYAFAGCTELTGQVGFSSGLTAIKKNAFQDCNKVNKFDFSQCTQLTEIGYAAFANCTQITQVQLPASLQTIASSAFYGCTGLTSLTVDSASAHLCAIDNIVYTKDKTKLLCRIPKVTSVIFSDGLEEIAAYAFSGCTSLTSVNLPASLKTIGGGAFSVCTGLTGTVSLPAKLETVGVDAFNGCTGITGLDFSACTQSFVINNYAFKGCTELTGQVRFSSGLTAIKKNAFRDCNKVSNFDFSSCTRLTEIGSSAFTNCTAARYKVKTGSGLKQKLIAGGVDENKIDEVP is encoded by the coding sequence ATGAAAACCGTACAAAGATATGCCGTAATTATAACGGCGATTTTGTTTGCCGGTGCAGTTTTGTTTACGGGCTGCCCGCAAAAGATAGACAGCGGGCCGTCGGGGGGAGCACAAAGCGGGCCCGATCCCAATTTGTGGATCGAAGGCGGTGTACTTAAAGGCTGGAAGGAAACACCCCCGACCGTACTGAATGTTCCCGCAGGAGTTACCGAAATAGCCGCCTATGCTTTTTCCGGCTGTACAAGTTTGACGAGTGTGAACTTACCTGCAAGTCTTAAAACGATAGGCAACAGTGCTTTTGCCGGCTGTACGGGTTTGACGGGAACAGTAAGCTTACCTGCAAAACTTGAAAGGGTTGGAGAGTATGCTTTTGCCGGCTGTACGGGGATAACGGGTCTTGATTTTTCCGCCTGTACGCAGCCTTTTGTAATCAATGATTATGCTTTTGCCGGCTGTACGGAGTTGACGGGGCAGGTAGGTTTTTCTTCGGGACTTACAGCAATTAAGAAGAACGCTTTTCAGGACTGTAACAAGGTAAACAAGTTTGATTTTTCGCAGTGTACACAGCTTACTGAAATCGGTTATGCCGCTTTTGCAAACTGTACGCAGATAACGCAAGTGCAATTACCCGCAAGTCTTCAAACGATTGCAAGTTCCGCTTTTTACGGCTGTACAGGTCTTACAAGCCTTACGGTGGATTCTGCAAGTGCGCATTTATGCGCGATAGACAATATCGTCTACACTAAGGATAAGACAAAGTTGTTATGCAGAATACCGAAAGTTACATCGGTTATCTTTTCGGACGGGCTTGAAGAAATAGCCGCCTATGCTTTTTCCGGCTGTACAAGTTTGACGAGTGTGAACTTACCTGCAAGTCTTAAAACGATAGGCGGTGGTGCTTTTTCCGTCTGTACGGGGTTGACGGGAACGGTAAGCTTACCTGCAAAACTTGAAACGGTTGGAGTGGATGCTTTTAACGGCTGTACGGGGATAACGGGTCTTGATTTTTCCGCCTGTACGCAGTCTTTTGTAATCAATAATTATGCTTTTAAGGGCTGTACGGAGTTGACGGGGCAGGTACGTTTTTCTTCGGGACTTACAGCAATTAAGAAGAACGCTTTTCGGGACTGTAACAAGGTAAGCAATTTTGATTTTTCATCCTGTACCCGGCTTACTGAAATAGGTAGTTCCGCTTTTACAAACTGTACGGCGGCAAGATACAAGGTTAAAACGGGCAGCGGCTTAAAACAAAAACTTATAGCTGGCGGTGTTGATGAAAATAAGATAGATGAGGTTCCGTAA
- a CDS encoding L-fucose isomerase: MAKNRLIGEYPIIGIRPTIDGRQGPLNVRAALEEQTMNMAKAAAKLFKKHIRYTNGESVKVIIADTTIGRVAEAAACAEKFKKAGVDITLTVTPCWCYGSETMDMDPMTIKAVWGFNGTERPGAVYLAAVLAAHAQKGLPAFGIYGKDVQEADAKNIPADVQEKLLRFARAAVAAATMRGKSYLQIGSICMGIAGSIVDPSFFESYLGMRVESVDEVEIIRRMTEGVYDKAEYEKALAWTKKNCPEGIDMNPDNMKKSAKEKAESWEFIVKMMCIIKDLYNGNQNLPKGCSEEKVGHNAIAGGFQGQRQWTDFYPNCDFPEAMLNSSFDWEGAREPYVLATENDTLNGVSMLFGKLLTGRSQIFSDVRTYWSADAVKKAAGYELEGAAKEAGGFLHLINSGASCLDASAEMKDEKGNRVIKPFWEVTEEDQKACLKATTWCAADFGYFRGGGFSSRFVTNAEMPVTMTRLNIVKGLGPVIQIAEGWTVLLPDEVTDKLWLRTNYTWPCTWFAPRVTGKGAFKSAYDVMNNWGANHGAISYGHIGADLITLCSILRIPVSMHNVCECKIFRPSSWNAFGMDKEGQDFRACKAYGPMYGTY, encoded by the coding sequence AAGGCAGGGACCTTTGAACGTGCGCGCCGCTCTTGAAGAGCAGACGATGAACATGGCAAAGGCCGCCGCAAAGCTTTTTAAAAAACATATACGCTATACGAACGGCGAAAGCGTTAAAGTAATTATCGCCGACACGACCATCGGCCGCGTTGCCGAAGCCGCCGCCTGCGCCGAAAAGTTCAAAAAAGCCGGCGTAGACATTACGCTCACCGTTACGCCGTGCTGGTGTTACGGTTCGGAAACCATGGATATGGATCCGATGACGATAAAGGCCGTGTGGGGCTTTAACGGAACCGAACGCCCCGGCGCCGTGTACTTGGCGGCCGTACTGGCGGCTCACGCCCAAAAGGGACTTCCCGCTTTCGGTATTTACGGAAAAGACGTGCAGGAAGCCGACGCGAAAAACATTCCCGCCGACGTACAGGAAAAACTGCTGCGCTTTGCCCGCGCCGCAGTCGCCGCCGCCACTATGCGCGGAAAATCCTACCTGCAAATCGGTTCGATCTGTATGGGTATTGCGGGTTCGATCGTCGATCCGTCGTTCTTTGAAAGCTATTTGGGCATGAGGGTCGAATCGGTAGACGAAGTGGAAATAATCCGCCGCATGACCGAAGGCGTGTACGACAAAGCCGAATACGAAAAAGCCCTCGCGTGGACAAAGAAAAACTGCCCCGAAGGCATCGATATGAATCCGGACAACATGAAAAAGTCCGCCAAAGAAAAGGCCGAATCTTGGGAATTCATCGTAAAGATGATGTGCATTATCAAAGATTTGTACAACGGAAATCAAAACCTGCCCAAGGGCTGCTCGGAAGAAAAGGTCGGGCACAACGCGATTGCCGGCGGTTTCCAAGGTCAGCGCCAATGGACGGACTTTTACCCGAACTGTGACTTCCCCGAAGCTATGCTGAACTCGTCGTTCGACTGGGAAGGCGCGCGCGAGCCGTACGTTTTGGCAACCGAAAACGACACGCTCAACGGCGTTTCCATGCTCTTCGGCAAACTGCTTACCGGCCGCTCGCAGATTTTCTCCGACGTGAGAACGTACTGGAGCGCCGATGCCGTTAAAAAGGCCGCAGGCTATGAATTGGAAGGAGCCGCAAAAGAAGCCGGCGGATTTTTGCATCTTATCAATTCCGGGGCAAGCTGTTTGGACGCCAGCGCCGAAATGAAAGACGAAAAGGGTAACCGCGTTATAAAGCCGTTTTGGGAAGTTACCGAAGAGGATCAAAAAGCCTGTCTTAAGGCGACGACCTGGTGCGCGGCCGACTTCGGCTATTTCCGCGGCGGCGGATTTTCGTCCCGTTTTGTAACCAATGCCGAAATGCCGGTAACGATGACCCGGTTGAACATTGTAAAAGGCTTGGGCCCCGTCATTCAAATTGCCGAAGGATGGACCGTGCTTTTGCCGGATGAAGTTACCGACAAGCTGTGGCTGCGCACGAATTATACGTGGCCGTGCACGTGGTTCGCTCCGCGCGTAACCGGCAAGGGCGCCTTCAAATCGGCTTACGACGTTATGAACAACTGGGGCGCCAACCACGGCGCGATAAGCTACGGCCATATCGGAGCCGACCTTATTACCCTGTGCTCCATTTTGCGCATTCCGGTCAGCATGCACAACGTGTGCGAATGCAAGATATTCCGCCCCTCGTCGTGGAACGCGTTCGGCATGGATAAAGAAGGCCAAGACTTCCGCGCATGCAAAGCCTACGGCCCCATGTACGGAACCTATTAA